A stretch of Acidimicrobiales bacterium DNA encodes these proteins:
- a CDS encoding transglutaminase-like domain-containing protein, translating to MSPADRLADLLSSGADVPLAEALFLLAEARPSGGPPAAVGMDALDAIALACPDATVEGLIRHVFVDQGFAGDRTDYHDPRNSYLDEVVRRRVGMPITLAVVLVEVGRRLGIELVGVGLPGHFLVRERDDPEGFIDPYHSGARIGSDACIARFRSIHGDGVRFHESYLDPVPSRSIVHRVLNNLTVTFRSRSPRDLDWLLDLRLRIPADPPDLRALADLCELRGRYDDAALLLDRVGATVAEEAARDRISDRALRLRARLN from the coding sequence GTGAGCCCCGCTGACCGACTGGCCGATCTGTTGTCGAGCGGCGCGGACGTCCCCCTGGCCGAGGCCCTGTTCCTGCTGGCCGAGGCCCGGCCCAGCGGCGGGCCGCCCGCCGCGGTCGGCATGGATGCGCTCGACGCGATCGCGCTCGCGTGCCCCGATGCCACGGTCGAGGGCCTGATCCGGCATGTCTTCGTGGATCAGGGATTCGCGGGGGATCGCACGGACTACCACGACCCGCGCAACAGCTATCTCGACGAGGTCGTCCGCCGGCGGGTCGGCATGCCCATCACGCTCGCGGTCGTGCTCGTGGAAGTCGGCCGGCGTCTCGGGATCGAGCTCGTCGGCGTCGGCCTGCCCGGCCACTTCCTGGTGCGCGAGCGCGACGACCCGGAGGGGTTCATCGACCCGTACCACTCAGGCGCGCGGATCGGGAGCGACGCCTGCATCGCCCGCTTCCGTTCGATCCACGGCGACGGCGTCCGGTTCCACGAGAGCTATCTCGACCCGGTGCCGAGTCGGTCGATCGTGCACCGCGTGCTCAACAACCTCACGGTCACGTTCCGCAGTCGGAGTCCCCGCGATCTCGACTGGCTCCTCGACCTGCGGCTGCGGATTCCCGCCGATCCACCGGACCTGCGGGCCCTCGCCGACCTCTGCGAACTCCGGGGGCGCTACGACGACGCCGCCCTGCTCCTGGACCGCGTCGGCGCGACCGTGGCCGAAGAGGCGGCGCGAGACCGGATCAGCGATCGGGCGCTGCGCCTCAGAGCCCGGCTCAACTGA
- a CDS encoding molybdenum cofactor guanylyltransferase yields MTRPSLGGAVLAGGTSSRMGTDKALIEIDGRALVTTAVAALTAAGASPVVVVGGDRPALEALGVTYVGDRWPGEGPLGGIITALTAMSTDLVAVLSCDLTDASSIAVRSVVGALGDADVAVPVVDGHAEWLHAVWRRSARPALESMFASGVRAPRHAVDGLRVAQLLDGDPCWFHDADRPEDLPSGSR; encoded by the coding sequence GTGACCCGACCGTCGCTCGGGGGCGCCGTTCTGGCCGGTGGCACGTCGTCGCGGATGGGCACCGACAAGGCGCTCATCGAGATCGACGGACGCGCCCTCGTCACCACGGCGGTCGCCGCGCTGACCGCGGCCGGTGCATCCCCCGTCGTCGTGGTGGGCGGCGACCGACCCGCGCTCGAAGCGCTCGGCGTGACCTATGTGGGCGATCGCTGGCCGGGCGAGGGACCCCTGGGTGGGATCATCACCGCGCTCACCGCGATGAGCACGGACCTCGTGGCCGTGCTCTCGTGCGACCTCACCGACGCCTCCAGCATCGCCGTGCGGTCCGTCGTGGGCGCCCTGGGCGACGCGGACGTGGCCGTGCCGGTGGTGGACGGCCACGCCGAATGGCTCCATGCGGTGTGGCGCCGATCCGCGCGGCCAGCGCTCGAGTCGATGTTCGCGTCCGGCGTGCGGGCCCCCCGCCATGCGGTCGACGGCCTGCGGGTGGCCCAGCTGCTCGACGGTGATCCCTGCTGGTTCCACGACGCCGACCGGCCCGAGGATCTCCCGTCCGGCTCCCGGTGA
- a CDS encoding DUF3151 family protein, with protein sequence MTDVNLYRSGPPDTVLSPEPAEAEAALEAALVAEDRIAAIGAVCAQWPTFLAAWASLGDAVDEPALAYAAYRTGYHRGLDRLRASGWRGSGFVRWGHETNRGFLRALSGLQQTAAAIGETDEDERCALFLKQLDPDWPPAA encoded by the coding sequence ATGACCGACGTGAACCTCTACCGCTCCGGCCCGCCCGACACCGTGCTGTCGCCCGAACCCGCGGAGGCGGAGGCGGCCCTGGAGGCCGCCTTGGTCGCCGAGGATCGGATCGCCGCGATCGGCGCCGTCTGTGCCCAGTGGCCGACCTTCCTCGCCGCCTGGGCGTCGCTGGGCGACGCCGTCGACGAGCCCGCCCTCGCCTACGCCGCGTACCGCACCGGCTACCACCGCGGTCTGGATCGTCTCCGGGCCAGCGGCTGGCGGGGGAGTGGCTTCGTCCGTTGGGGCCACGAGACCAACCGGGGATTCCTCCGGGCCCTCAGCGGCCTCCAGCAGACCGCCGCGGCCATCGGCGAGACCGACGAGGACGAGCGCTGCGCCCTGTTCCTCAAGCAACTCGATCCCGACTGGCCGCCCGCCGCGTGA
- the pyk gene encoding pyruvate kinase, translating into MHRRTKIVATIGPASEDETTLREMMRAGMDVARIGLAHGTIDDGLERFHRIRSVARDEGHRVGILVDLPGPKVRAASFGEDGVDVPTGHTVELRTGTDASTAEVIEVDYEGLHADMQIGDRLTVGDGGAVLEIAEKSVDKLLATVAFGGRLRGRPGIHVPSDRLQMATPTADDFVALDAFVDAGVDMIAISFVRSAHDIRRVGTEPHPRGPLLIAKIETRAAVDNLRGIIEAAGAIMVARGDLGNECSLEDLPHLQKQIIRDCIAGGRPVITATQMLESMVSSPAPTRAEASDVANAVFDGSSAVMLSGETAIGTDPVNVVRTMSRIARRADEEMDHDSWAKNLADLRMTDETAGAASVTDAMTMATWRATQELGIEHVLCISGSGFTVRSIARFRPEAQILGFSVNEATVQQLTLSWGTTPMLIAERESNEDMVREAIRHAKAEGHIRSGESVAVLAGSDSRSRSTNVLRIERVP; encoded by the coding sequence ATGCACCGACGGACGAAGATCGTCGCGACGATCGGCCCAGCCTCCGAGGACGAAACGACGCTGCGCGAGATGATGCGAGCCGGCATGGACGTCGCCCGTATCGGGCTCGCGCACGGCACCATCGACGACGGCCTCGAACGCTTCCATCGGATTCGCTCCGTCGCCCGGGACGAGGGTCACCGGGTCGGCATCCTCGTCGATCTGCCCGGCCCCAAGGTCCGCGCCGCGAGCTTCGGCGAGGACGGCGTCGATGTGCCCACCGGCCACACCGTCGAACTGCGCACCGGCACCGACGCGTCGACGGCCGAGGTGATCGAGGTCGACTACGAGGGCCTCCACGCGGACATGCAGATCGGCGACCGGTTGACGGTCGGCGACGGTGGCGCGGTGCTCGAGATCGCCGAGAAGTCCGTCGACAAGCTGCTCGCCACGGTGGCGTTCGGCGGCCGCCTGCGGGGCCGCCCCGGCATCCATGTGCCCTCGGACCGGTTGCAGATGGCCACGCCCACGGCCGACGACTTCGTCGCGCTCGACGCCTTCGTCGACGCCGGTGTCGACATGATCGCCATCAGTTTCGTCCGCTCGGCGCACGACATCCGCCGCGTCGGCACCGAACCGCACCCGCGCGGCCCCTTGCTGATCGCGAAGATCGAGACCCGCGCCGCGGTCGACAACCTACGCGGCATCATCGAGGCGGCAGGGGCGATCATGGTTGCTCGCGGCGACCTCGGCAACGAGTGCAGCCTCGAGGATCTCCCGCATCTCCAGAAGCAGATCATCCGGGACTGCATCGCCGGGGGTCGACCGGTCATCACCGCCACCCAGATGCTCGAGTCGATGGTGTCCAGCCCGGCGCCCACCCGCGCCGAGGCGTCCGACGTCGCCAATGCCGTCTTCGACGGCTCCTCTGCGGTCATGCTCTCCGGCGAGACCGCGATCGGCACGGACCCCGTGAACGTCGTGCGCACGATGAGTCGGATCGCCCGTCGGGCCGACGAGGAGATGGACCACGACTCATGGGCCAAGAACCTGGCCGACCTGCGCATGACCGACGAGACCGCCGGTGCCGCGTCGGTCACCGATGCCATGACCATGGCGACCTGGCGGGCCACCCAGGAGCTCGGCATCGAGCACGTGTTGTGCATCTCCGGTTCGGGCTTCACCGTCCGGTCGATCGCCCGCTTCCGACCCGAGGCCCAGATCCTCGGCTTCTCGGTCAACGAAGCCACGGTGCAGCAACTGACGCTCAGTTGGGGCACCACACCCATGCTGATCGCCGAGCGCGAGAGCAACGAGGACATGGTGCGCGAGGCCATCCGCCACGCGAAGGCCGAAGGACACATCCGGTCGGGCGAGTCGGTCGCCGTGCTCGCCGGCTCGGACAGCCGCAGCCGGTCGACCAACGTCCTGCGTATCGAGCGAGTCCCGTAG
- a CDS encoding glycerophosphodiester phosphodiesterase, with amino-acid sequence MPRIHPYLDVGHPIAFAHRGGAERHPENTERAFRHALDLGFTHLESDVHVTRDGVAIAFHDDRLDRVTDRTGVIAEMDWADVRRARVDGSEPIMRLEELFEAFPEARLNLDPKAGAAVQPLADTILRADAVDRVMVGSFSDRRIDAVRALVGERLAVSAGPRQTAAIVLRSRGVPTPARWFDALQVPVSVRGVPVVTERLVRHAHKLGTHVHVWTINDPTEMHRLLDLGVDGIMTDRPEDLRAVLVERGEWWGPPDATPTG; translated from the coding sequence GTGCCGAGGATCCATCCGTATCTCGATGTCGGCCATCCGATCGCCTTCGCCCACCGCGGCGGTGCGGAGCGGCATCCGGAGAACACCGAGCGGGCGTTCCGGCATGCGCTCGATCTCGGCTTCACCCATCTGGAATCGGACGTCCATGTCACCCGCGACGGCGTCGCCATCGCGTTCCACGACGACCGCCTGGACCGCGTCACCGATCGAACCGGGGTGATCGCCGAGATGGACTGGGCCGACGTGCGGCGGGCGCGGGTGGACGGTAGCGAACCGATCATGCGGCTCGAGGAGTTGTTCGAGGCGTTTCCGGAGGCCCGGTTGAATCTCGACCCGAAGGCGGGCGCCGCGGTGCAACCGCTCGCCGACACCATCCTGCGGGCCGACGCCGTCGACCGGGTGATGGTCGGGTCGTTCAGCGACCGTCGCATCGACGCGGTGCGCGCCCTCGTGGGCGAGCGACTCGCGGTGAGCGCCGGGCCCCGCCAGACCGCGGCGATCGTGCTGCGCAGTCGCGGGGTGCCGACGCCGGCCCGCTGGTTCGACGCCCTCCAGGTGCCGGTGTCCGTGCGGGGTGTCCCGGTCGTCACCGAGCGACTCGTGCGCCACGCCCACAAGCTGGGCACGCATGTGCACGTGTGGACGATCAACGACCCCACGGAAATGCACCGACTGCTGGATCTCGGCGTCGACGGCATCATGACCGATCGGCCCGAGGATCTGCGTGCCGTACTGGTCGAACGGGGCGAGTGGTGGGGTCCGCCGGACGCCACGCCGACTGGGTAG
- a CDS encoding lytic transglycosylase domain-containing protein yields MIPNRSDGPRRRGDYASTAMLACAIGLVVAIVAAAISLRDDGPAPAAAASEDAVASVALLIPDDRLDPRIIALELTGLTWQAAVDRFDAALFAVNDNTRRLRSAQERLVALTEERDGVETDYTAISAEVAALDDRIADVEVILRARALDRFLNFGTDDLVGLDDPSLATDAARSTELSQRVDEVQFSTRDELLARQSSTEREQLDLLARQVELAAEIESTSQVIGDRETAVPALLAEVDAAAVAVRSARWTAGIPGLDLSVVALDAYLNAEDLLADVWPSCNARWWMIAGVARIESRHGRYGGRTLRADGRVDRPIIGIPLDGGPGVRAIHDTDDGEFDGDDVWDRAVGPLQFIPETWLLRGRDGSGDGWADPQNMYDAAYSAGRYLCAIGGDLSSRANLRRAYFGYNNSSAYVDDVIGHADRYADFTLPDPPAPSSAVVGTVENAD; encoded by the coding sequence GTGATTCCGAACCGAAGCGATGGCCCGAGGCGGCGGGGCGACTATGCGTCCACCGCCATGCTCGCGTGCGCGATCGGTCTGGTGGTCGCCATCGTCGCGGCCGCGATCTCGTTGCGCGATGACGGCCCCGCACCGGCTGCCGCGGCGTCCGAGGACGCGGTGGCGTCGGTCGCCCTGCTCATCCCCGACGACCGCCTGGATCCCCGCATCATCGCGCTCGAACTCACGGGTCTGACCTGGCAGGCGGCGGTGGACCGCTTCGACGCCGCCCTGTTCGCCGTCAACGACAACACCCGCCGCCTGCGGTCGGCCCAGGAGCGTCTCGTCGCCCTGACCGAGGAACGTGACGGTGTCGAGACGGACTACACCGCCATCTCGGCCGAGGTCGCCGCCCTCGACGATCGCATCGCCGACGTCGAGGTGATCCTGCGGGCCCGCGCCCTCGACCGCTTCCTCAATTTCGGCACCGACGATCTGGTCGGGCTGGACGACCCGAGCCTCGCCACCGATGCGGCTCGGTCGACCGAGTTGAGCCAACGGGTCGACGAGGTGCAGTTCTCCACCCGCGACGAGCTCCTCGCCCGGCAGAGCTCGACGGAGCGCGAGCAGCTCGACCTCCTGGCCCGCCAGGTCGAGCTCGCCGCCGAGATCGAGTCGACGTCGCAGGTGATCGGCGATCGCGAGACCGCCGTCCCCGCCCTGCTCGCCGAGGTCGATGCCGCCGCAGTGGCGGTGCGCAGCGCGCGCTGGACCGCCGGGATCCCCGGACTCGACCTCTCCGTCGTCGCCCTCGACGCCTACCTCAACGCCGAGGACCTGCTGGCCGACGTCTGGCCGAGCTGCAACGCGCGCTGGTGGATGATCGCCGGGGTGGCCCGGATCGAGAGTCGTCACGGCCGCTACGGCGGGCGGACGCTGCGCGCGGACGGCCGCGTCGACCGCCCGATCATCGGCATCCCCCTCGACGGTGGCCCCGGGGTGCGGGCGATCCACGACACCGACGACGGCGAGTTCGACGGCGACGACGTCTGGGACCGCGCCGTCGGCCCCCTCCAGTTCATCCCCGAGACGTGGCTGCTCCGGGGCCGCGACGGTAGCGGCGACGGCTGGGCGGACCCGCAGAACATGTACGACGCCGCGTACAGCGCCGGCCGATACCTCTGTGCGATCGGTGGGGACCTGTCGAGTCGGGCCAACCTGCGCCGCGCCTACTTCGGCTACAACAACTCGAGCGCGTACGTCGACGACGTCATCGGGCACGCCGATCGATACGCCGATTTCACCCTCCCGGACCCCCCTGCCCCGAGCTCGGCTGTGGTCGGAACTGTGGAGAACGCCGACTGA
- a CDS encoding ribonuclease D: MADYRIVDTDAGLAEVVDALLAEPRYALDTEFHRERTYWPKVALVQIAWPGDLVLIDPLEVDLAPLRAVMESDAVAVLHAASQDLEVLELECGAVPRILFDTQIAAGFLGMSTPSLASLHERELGFSLPKGSRLTDWLERPLATSQLDYAAADVERLLDIHDQLMAQLEERGRVGWAADECEIMRTRWRGPRDPDEAWRKIKEARHLKGRPLTVARSIAAWRERRAAEIDQPVRFVLSDIAVVGIAQAAPSDLDALAKIRGVDKGLAKGSLGPAILEAVAHGLASDWRPPRAPKRSSDTRDLRPAVALVAAWVNQLARDRELDPTLLATRADVEALVRGDDDARLATGWRAELAGGPIRRLVAGDAALAFEDGAVVLEERSGRPVS, translated from the coding sequence GTGGCCGACTATCGCATCGTCGACACCGACGCCGGTCTGGCGGAGGTCGTCGATGCCCTGCTCGCCGAGCCTCGGTATGCCCTCGACACCGAGTTCCATCGCGAACGCACGTACTGGCCGAAGGTCGCACTGGTGCAGATCGCCTGGCCCGGCGATCTCGTCCTGATCGACCCGCTGGAGGTCGATCTGGCGCCGCTGCGAGCGGTGATGGAGTCGGACGCGGTCGCCGTGCTCCACGCGGCGTCCCAGGATCTCGAAGTGCTCGAACTGGAGTGCGGCGCGGTGCCGAGGATCCTTTTCGACACGCAGATCGCCGCCGGTTTCCTCGGCATGTCCACGCCGTCGCTCGCGTCGCTGCACGAACGGGAGTTGGGCTTCTCGCTTCCGAAGGGCAGTCGGCTGACGGATTGGCTCGAACGACCGCTCGCCACGAGCCAGCTCGACTACGCAGCCGCCGACGTCGAACGGCTGCTCGACATCCACGATCAGCTCATGGCCCAGCTCGAGGAGCGGGGCCGGGTCGGCTGGGCGGCCGACGAGTGCGAGATCATGCGGACGCGGTGGCGGGGCCCGCGGGACCCCGACGAGGCCTGGCGCAAGATCAAGGAGGCACGGCACCTCAAAGGCAGGCCGCTCACCGTGGCCCGCTCCATCGCGGCCTGGCGTGAGCGCCGCGCCGCGGAGATCGATCAACCCGTGCGGTTCGTGCTCAGCGACATCGCCGTCGTCGGGATCGCCCAGGCCGCGCCGAGCGATCTCGATGCACTCGCCAAGATCCGTGGCGTCGACAAGGGACTCGCCAAGGGCTCGCTGGGGCCGGCGATCCTCGAAGCGGTGGCGCACGGCCTCGCGTCGGACTGGCGTCCGCCCCGGGCGCCGAAGCGTTCCTCCGACACCCGGGACCTGCGGCCCGCCGTGGCCCTGGTCGCTGCGTGGGTGAACCAGCTGGCCCGTGACCGTGAGCTGGATCCCACCCTCCTCGCGACGCGAGCCGATGTCGAAGCCCTGGTCAGAGGGGATGACGACGCTCGACTCGCCACCGGGTGGCGGGCGGAGCTGGCCGGCGGCCCGATCCGCCGCCTCGTGGCGGGCGATGCGGCCCTCGCGTTCGAGGACGGTGCGGTCGTTCTCGAAGAACGATCCGGACGACCCGTCTCCTGA
- a CDS encoding NAD(P)/FAD-dependent oxidoreductase: protein MGDDTRNDTAARTVVIGAGPAGLTAAYQLGKAGRTATVLEATDVVGGISQTAERDGWRFDIGGHRFFTKVKPVQNLWHEILPDEDFLLRPRMSRIYYQGKFYDYPLKAFNALGNLGIIEALRCVLSYVWVRFRPPEDQSTFEGYVAARFGWRLYRTFFKTYTEKVWGVPADELEADWAAQRIKNLSLFGAIWNAITPSRNQKDITSLIEEFEYPRHGPGMMWERCHELVVAQGSDVHFRQPVTRIRHRDGRATHVVTEGPDGPVEHACTEVVSSMPIPRLVQAMDPPAPEDIQLAAKSLDFRDFLTVALVVPEEDGFPDNWIYIHAPEVSVGRIQNFGSWSPEMIPEPGKTCLGLEYFVNEGDDLWVSDDAALVERGTREMIELGLLAEDRVEKGYVVRMPKAYPMYDATYKENVEILRRWLEEHATNVHPVGRNGMHRYNNQDHSMYTAMLTVENIVSGTTHDVWEVNVEAEYHEEISESAG from the coding sequence ATGGGCGACGACACGAGGAACGACACGGCGGCTCGGACCGTGGTCATCGGCGCGGGTCCGGCCGGACTCACCGCGGCCTACCAACTGGGCAAGGCCGGTCGCACCGCGACGGTTCTCGAAGCCACCGACGTCGTGGGGGGCATCTCGCAGACCGCGGAGCGAGACGGTTGGCGTTTCGACATCGGCGGCCACCGCTTCTTCACGAAGGTGAAGCCCGTCCAGAACCTCTGGCACGAGATCCTGCCGGACGAGGACTTCCTGCTCCGGCCCCGGATGAGCCGCATCTACTACCAGGGGAAGTTCTACGACTATCCGCTGAAGGCGTTCAATGCGCTGGGAAACCTCGGCATCATCGAAGCGCTGCGCTGCGTGCTGTCCTACGTGTGGGTCCGCTTCCGGCCGCCGGAGGACCAGTCGACGTTCGAGGGCTACGTGGCGGCCCGCTTCGGCTGGCGGTTGTACCGCACCTTCTTCAAGACCTACACCGAGAAGGTGTGGGGCGTGCCGGCCGACGAACTGGAGGCCGATTGGGCCGCCCAGCGGATCAAGAACCTCAGCCTCTTCGGCGCCATCTGGAACGCGATCACGCCGAGCCGCAACCAGAAGGACATCACGAGCCTGATCGAGGAGTTCGAGTACCCCCGCCACGGTCCCGGCATGATGTGGGAGCGCTGTCACGAGCTCGTGGTCGCCCAGGGCAGCGACGTTCACTTCCGTCAGCCGGTCACCAGGATCCGCCATCGCGACGGCCGCGCGACCCACGTGGTCACCGAGGGCCCAGACGGACCGGTCGAGCACGCCTGCACCGAGGTCGTCTCGTCGATGCCGATCCCTCGGCTCGTGCAGGCGATGGATCCGCCCGCGCCGGAGGACATCCAGCTCGCGGCGAAGTCCCTCGACTTCCGGGACTTCCTCACGGTCGCGCTCGTGGTCCCGGAGGAGGACGGCTTCCCCGACAACTGGATCTACATCCACGCCCCCGAGGTGTCCGTCGGCCGAATCCAGAACTTCGGTTCCTGGTCGCCCGAGATGATCCCCGAACCGGGCAAGACCTGCCTCGGCCTCGAGTACTTCGTGAACGAGGGCGACGACCTGTGGGTGAGCGACGACGCCGCGCTCGTCGAACGGGGCACCCGCGAGATGATCGAGCTCGGGTTGCTGGCCGAGGACCGGGTCGAGAAGGGCTACGTGGTCCGGATGCCCAAGGCGTATCCGATGTACGACGCCACCTACAAGGAGAACGTGGAGATCCTTCGCCGCTGGTTGGAGGAACACGCCACGAATGTCCATCCGGTGGGACGCAACGGCATGCATCGGTACAACAACCAGGACCACTCGATGTACACCGCGATGCTGACCGTGGAGAACATCGTGTCGGGTACGACCCACGACGTGTGGGAGGTCAACGTCGAAGCGGAGTACCACGAGGAGATCAGCGAGTCCGCGGGATGA
- a CDS encoding rhodanese-like domain-containing protein, translating to MEIPEINVDELERHLAGGASVVDVREDDEWATAHIQGATLVPLGTVPDELEAFPTDATVYVICAKGGRSARAVEFLRSHAVDAVNVAGGMGAWLDAGKPAISGAGG from the coding sequence ATGGAGATCCCGGAGATCAACGTGGACGAACTCGAGCGACATCTGGCCGGTGGCGCGTCCGTCGTCGATGTCCGCGAGGACGACGAATGGGCGACGGCGCACATCCAGGGCGCGACGCTCGTGCCCCTCGGGACCGTGCCCGACGAGCTCGAGGCGTTCCCGACGGACGCCACCGTCTACGTCATCTGCGCGAAGGGCGGTCGCAGTGCCCGGGCCGTGGAGTTCCTCCGGTCCCACGCGGTCGACGCCGTGAACGTGGCCGGCGGCATGGGGGCGTGGTTGGACGCCGGGAAGCCCGCCATCAGCGGCGCCGGCGGCTGA